A window of Rosa rugosa chromosome 7, drRosRugo1.1, whole genome shotgun sequence genomic DNA:
TTGGGCTCTACGCCCAAATGCTTCAACCCAACTCTGTTGTCTCTCTTTGctaggtctctctctctctctctctcatttctcaCCTTTACTCTAAACCCCAGGTACCTTTTTTCTGCTTCTTGCTTGTTTTTCAGAATTAGGTAGGCAATTTGTTCTGCATTTCTGCTTGGTGGGTATGATTTGTTGCTTGGCTTTGTGTTGTTTTGGGTTGTAATTATTATCTGGGTATTGTAATGCCTGCTATGTGGGTTAGTGGGTTTGTATTTGATTAGGCTTTAGTCCACTGTTCTCATTTTATTATCAATCTGCTGTGTTGTGTGTGGTTTCTTAGAATTATCTGGGTTTCTGTAACAGGTGTTGGAAGAGAGGATTTGGGGTGGAAATTGAAATTTCAAGGCACTTGGGTCTCTGAATTTATTGCTATTCATCAGCTTACTGGTCTGGATTTGAGTTTCGCCACTATAGGATGGCGACGTATGCATCCACGCATTTTACTTTTTCTGATACTCGAAACCCAGTTGGGGTTCTAACAAGACTGGGAGGGAGAGTATTAGTGGAGAATCACTTGGAAAGAGTTAGAAGTGTGAAAATGCTGCCCGAGAGCAAGTTTGGATTTTTGGGTGCAATCCATAAGTCGACTTTGCCTCAATTTAAGTGCTCAGCCAGCTCTCACAGTGTGGGTTCGTATCCGAATAAAGACCCTTTTCTGAATCTACACCCTGAGGTTTCTATGCTTAGAGGTGAGGGCAATAATACGTCGAGCAATCTGAGGAAAGATACTCCAGGTGGGAATGTGACTGAGAGCTTGAGTGAGAAATCTCTTCCGAATAATTACAACGAAGCAAAGATTAAGGTTATTGGCGTTGGTGGTGGAGGGTCAAATGCAGTCAATCGTATGATTGAGAGTGCAATGAAGGGTGTGGAGTTCTGGATTGTTAACACTGATGTTCAAGCCATGAGAATGTCGCCTGTGTTTCCTGAGAACCGTTTACAGATTGGTCAAGAGCTTACCCGGGGTCTTGGTGCTGGTGGAAACCCGGATGTTGGTATGAATGCTGCCAAAGAAAGCAGAGAATCGATAGAAGAAGCGCTATATGGGTCAGACATGGTTTTCGTTACGGTAAGCTCAAACTCTGTTTCCCTGTTCTATGTTCCCAACCTTAGCCACTTTTTGCTGTTACCAAACTTATTGAAGCTATTCTGCATTTGACGTTGAATTACATGCAGGCTGGAATGGGTGGAGGAACTGGCACTGGCGGAGCTCCTGTCGTTGCAGGTGTTGCAAAATCAATGGGTATATTGACGGTTGGTGTTGTGACAACCCCTTTCTCCTTTGAGGGACGGAAAAGGGCAGTTCAAGCCCAGGAAGGGATTGCAGCTTTGAGAGAGAATGTTGACACACTGATAGTCATTCCAAATGACAAGTTATTGACTGCAGTTTCCCAGTCTACCCCAGTAACAGAGGCATTTAATCTAGCTGATGATATTTTACGACAAGGTGTTCGTGGTATCTCGGATATAATCACGGTATGTGATTTTTAAAGATGTTGTAATTATTAACTCTATCTTGATGTTAACGAGTATTATTAGACAAAAAAGGGAAAGCAAAGAAAATATTCAAAAGCAAATTGAGAATGAATTCCGAAGTGTCCTATCAGGAAAGAACTTTTTACTTGTTTGTTCATAAGAGTGATGATATATTTCAGAATTCTTATATTTATAAGCTGAATTTATGAGCATTGCGTTGGTATATGCTTGGAACGTCACCTTTAGATCAATGGAGTTCTATAAGTGCTTCATTAATCATTTGTAGTTTCCTGTCCTATTTCCTTAGGTTCACATTTTGTTACACTAGTTGATAATCATCACCTTAATTGCAGATTCCTGGGCTGGTAAATGTCGACTTTGCTGATGTAAGGGCTATAATGGCGAATGCAGGTTCTTCATTGATGGGGATAGGAACTGCAACTGGTAATTTTTGATCTACTAACTAGAATGTTTACAGTGCTATATGATGTCAGAGTCAGAGGCTTCACTTATGATTTTGGACATGATTGTGCTGAAGCCTAATTACCATAGTGCTTTCCATGATGGCATCATTGTGGCCAATCTTGTGAAAATTAGTGTTATGAATGACACCAAGAACTTCTCAGTTCATTGGGTTAGTGTGTGAGGAGGAAGGCGATCTAATCCCAAGTTTGTTAGAGTGTATTTATATGATGTACAGGATAAGCTTAGAGAAATGTTCATTTGATTGGATGCTCACAAAAGAGGGAAAGTGCCCTTTGCTGAAAATTTATTTTACTGAAAATGATATGTTAGTGTTGCACATGGTCTAAAATACGTAGTTTCAGTTGCAGTCTCCATGTCCTGTGATTTGGAGTGTGCATGGCGTCAAGTCTGATATTATAATGATTTTGTTATCAATATAGAGAAATCAAAGTCCTTACCTACACATGTGTAACCTTGTTGGTGGTAACCAATCTCATCTTTTAGATGCATGTTCCTCTTATGCTTGTTAGTTGTGACTCCTGTTCAATGCAAAACTTTACatcttttttgtcttgaaaaatgcagaaaaaataaaatgactGAGCTCTGTGTGTGACTTAGCTATCAGCTGTGGTATCTGCACAAAATATTTACTTGAGGGTTATATGGATGATGtgaaattcctttcttttctttttttttttcaaaaaaataacaGATTTCTGCATTTCTGCCTTCCTTAACGTGTCCACTGAGACACTGAGTTATCTATACGATGAATAGTTTTTTCATGTGGCTGACTTGTCGTGCATTAGCAGTTGATTTCATCAGCGCCTATTTCCTTGTGTGAGTCATTTCACacgatttttattttattttttagatgTAAGGAGATAACTGtctttgtgtgttttttttcctttgtttttgggAATAGGGAAGACAAGGGCAAGAGATGCTGCATTAAATGCCATTCAATCACCTCTATTAGATATCGGTATAGAGAGGGCTACTGGAATTGTCTGGAACATAACTGGTGGAACTGATTTGACACTCTATGAGGTACCACTTCTTCTGattggcataaaacttcttaCCAAAACTGCCCTGAATTCCAATATAATTATTCCCCATATACCTGAATTCTTCAAATGGTGGTTTTCACCCACAATCAATGTGAGACATTTCTCTTCTGCTACACTAATTTTGGGTGTTCTCATAGGTAAATGCTGCAGCAGAGGTTATATATGACCTTGTTGATCCAACAgcaaatttaatatttggagCAGTGACAGATCCATCACTCAGTGGTCAAGTAAGTTTTGTTGCTTTCTCTAAAGTCTGTAATCCTACCCTTGCACGTTATGACCTGATCACACCTGCATTAGTTCACCCCATAATATCTTACTGTGCCAGTAATTtaacaaatatgaaaaatgataatCAATTGATGGGAGAGTTCTTGTGAGGATTTTCAAATCAACGGTTGGATGAGTGTTTTGAAATTTAattgaaatattattttttcaaCATACAAGTTATCCAACTTTTTTTTAAAGTCCTACCGGCAAATGCTTTTACTTGGTCCCTTCTTTCTGAAATTCTACTGGCCAGCAATAGTGCTACCAAGTAAAGAGCCTAAAGGCAATGAAGGTTTTGCATTCGTGCATCTAAAGGCATATTTTATACCTTTAATTTTCTTGTTACTAGGTATAACTATAAGCAAATAGAAGATATGTAGTCCTGGTTATCCTAGTATCTGGTGGTATTTCAGTTTGAAAACCTATTAAATGTCATGTTGCTTGTCTTGGTTTCATTCAGGTTAGCATCACTCTAATTGCTACTGGATTCAAACGCCAAGAAGAAAGTGATGGGAGGCCACTCCAGGTATTCCTCATAGCTCACTCTATCTCGGTTTCTCCATACTTGTCTCTCGACAATTTTATTAAAATACCAAATTGCAGGCACAAGGAGACATTACCCTTGGAATCAATCGAAGACCTTCGTCCTTCTCAGAAGGTAGTTCGGTTGAGATTCCTGATTTCTTGAAGAAGAAAGGACGCTCACGTTATCCAAGAGTTTGAAATGCTTCCTTTTCATTCCAATGAGTGCCTTGTCTGAGGCCTCCCAGCCTCTTCATTACCACATCAGCATCAATCTGAGGGATTTAAGTATGCCTCTGTAGATACTAGATGATAGATCCTCGATATGTCATTTGTTAGTACTTGGTAGTGGTTTCTAGCCTTCATATATTAGTGCACACTCGTTTGAGTATTATGTCTCTGTTCCCTTTTGTTCCAAGTATACTTGAATAAAAGCCATTGGCGTGTATAGAGTTTTCCATCTAGGAAGTGAGATAGAACTTATGGAGAAGCATGAATTGCTTTGCTTCAGAGAAAATTCTTCTTTGTTATTACTTAATATCTGATTTT
This region includes:
- the LOC133721440 gene encoding cell division protein FtsZ homolog 2-1, chloroplastic-like; translated protein: MATYASTHFTFSDTRNPVGVLTRLGGRVLVENHLERVRSVKMLPESKFGFLGAIHKSTLPQFKCSASSHSVGSYPNKDPFLNLHPEVSMLRGEGNNTSSNLRKDTPGGNVTESLSEKSLPNNYNEAKIKVIGVGGGGSNAVNRMIESAMKGVEFWIVNTDVQAMRMSPVFPENRLQIGQELTRGLGAGGNPDVGMNAAKESRESIEEALYGSDMVFVTAGMGGGTGTGGAPVVAGVAKSMGILTVGVVTTPFSFEGRKRAVQAQEGIAALRENVDTLIVIPNDKLLTAVSQSTPVTEAFNLADDILRQGVRGISDIITIPGLVNVDFADVRAIMANAGSSLMGIGTATGKTRARDAALNAIQSPLLDIGIERATGIVWNITGGTDLTLYEVNAAAEVIYDLVDPTANLIFGAVTDPSLSGQVSITLIATGFKRQEESDGRPLQAQGDITLGINRRPSSFSEGSSVEIPDFLKKKGRSRYPRV